In Fundulus heteroclitus isolate FHET01 chromosome 18, MU-UCD_Fhet_4.1, whole genome shotgun sequence, a single genomic region encodes these proteins:
- the mtus2b gene encoding microtubule-associated tumor suppressor candidate 2 isoform X4, translated as MGHCCCRLHFLPLCCLDQTNERAIVKERELSLELARIRDEVAVSVAHWEQLQQEKEDQERRFEAELQGLRAQQQRELGALEERLKARHVEETRGLQAHQQAELEELRSTHQEQLEEMTENHEASLMEMETAHNDTLDTLQEEHARTVKNLKMAHEQQKKSLEEEFEKIRLSLQDQVDTLTFQNRSLRDRAKRFEEALRKSTDEQIVDALAPYKHIEEDLKSLKEVLEMKNQQIHQQELKISELEKIQAEKNVYLEEKLQVLQQQNEDLREQIDKNVAVSRQLSEENANLQVHVEMESKEKKRLSRTNEELLWRLQTGELSPHMTPSSSPIHRPASGPGSPARPHSYHQ; from the exons ATGGGCCATTGCTGCTGCAGGCTTCATTTTCTCCCTCTCTGCTGTCTGGACCAAACG AATGAGCGCGCCATAGTGAAAGAGAGGGAACTGTCCCTGGAGCTCGCCAGAATCAGGGATGAAGTGG CTGTCAGCGTCGCGCACTgggagcagctgcagcaggagaAGGAGGACCAGGAGCGTCGTTTTGAGGCTGAGCTGCAGGGACTGCGGgctcagcagcagagagagctggGAGCGCTGGAGGAGAGGCTGAAGGCTCGGCACGTAGAAGAGACCCGGGGCCTGCAGGCCCATCAACAAGctgagctggaggagctgcgctCCACACACCAAGAGCAG CTTGAAGAGATGACTGAGAACCATGAGGCATCCTTGATGGAGATGGAGACGGCCCACAATGACACACTGGACACTCTGCAGGAGGAGCATGCCAGAACAGTAAAGA ATCTGAAGATGGCTCATGAACAGCAGAAGAAGTCCCTAGAGGAAGAGTTTGAGAAGATCAGATTGTCACTCCag GACCAGGTGGACACGCTGACGTTTCAGAACCGCAGCCTCAGAGACCGCGCGAAGCGCTTCGAAGAAGCTCTCCGTAAGAGCACAGATGAGCAGATAGTT GACGCTTTGGCTCCATATAAACACATCGAGGAGGATCTGAAGAGCCTGAAAGAAGTTCTGGAGATGAAAAATCAACAAATTCATCAACAGGAGCTGAAGATTTCCGAACTGGAGAAAATA CAGGCTGAAAAGAATGTGTACCTGGAGGAGAAACTACAAGTTTTGCAGCAGCAGAATGAAGACCTGAGAGAGCAGATAGACAAGAATGTAGCTGTGTCCAG gCAACTCTCTGAGGAGAACGCCAACCTGCAGGTGCACGTGGAGATGgagagcaaagagaagaagCGTCTGAGTCGCACCAACGAGGAACTGCTGTGGCGTCTGCAGACAGGCGAGCTGAGTCCACACATGACCCCCAGCTCCTCCCCCATCCACCGGCCCGCCTCTGGACCAGGCTCCCCTGCGCGTCCGCACTCCTACCACCAGTGA
- the mtus2b gene encoding microtubule-associated tumor suppressor candidate 2 isoform X3, giving the protein MKGGQADLGWVWLSLFQRGINDAHKPRSENERAIVKERELSLELARIRDEVAVSVAHWEQLQQEKEDQERRFEAELQGLRAQQQRELGALEERLKARHVEETRGLQAHQQAELEELRSTHQEQLEEMTENHEASLMEMETAHNDTLDTLQEEHARTVKNLKMAHEQQKKSLEEEFEKIRLSLQDQVDTLTFQNRSLRDRAKRFEEALRKSTDEQIVDALAPYKHIEEDLKSLKEVLEMKNQQIHQQELKISELEKIQAEKNVYLEEKLQVLQQQNEDLREQIDKNVAVSRQLSEENANLQVHVEMESKEKKRLSRTNEELLWRLQTGELSPHMTPSSSPIHRPASGPGSPARPHSYHQ; this is encoded by the exons ATGAAGGGAGGACAGGCAGATCTGGGCTGGGTCTGGCTCTCTTTGTTCCAACGGGGGATAAATGATGCTCACAAACCAAGAAGCGAG AATGAGCGCGCCATAGTGAAAGAGAGGGAACTGTCCCTGGAGCTCGCCAGAATCAGGGATGAAGTGG CTGTCAGCGTCGCGCACTgggagcagctgcagcaggagaAGGAGGACCAGGAGCGTCGTTTTGAGGCTGAGCTGCAGGGACTGCGGgctcagcagcagagagagctggGAGCGCTGGAGGAGAGGCTGAAGGCTCGGCACGTAGAAGAGACCCGGGGCCTGCAGGCCCATCAACAAGctgagctggaggagctgcgctCCACACACCAAGAGCAG CTTGAAGAGATGACTGAGAACCATGAGGCATCCTTGATGGAGATGGAGACGGCCCACAATGACACACTGGACACTCTGCAGGAGGAGCATGCCAGAACAGTAAAGA ATCTGAAGATGGCTCATGAACAGCAGAAGAAGTCCCTAGAGGAAGAGTTTGAGAAGATCAGATTGTCACTCCag GACCAGGTGGACACGCTGACGTTTCAGAACCGCAGCCTCAGAGACCGCGCGAAGCGCTTCGAAGAAGCTCTCCGTAAGAGCACAGATGAGCAGATAGTT GACGCTTTGGCTCCATATAAACACATCGAGGAGGATCTGAAGAGCCTGAAAGAAGTTCTGGAGATGAAAAATCAACAAATTCATCAACAGGAGCTGAAGATTTCCGAACTGGAGAAAATA CAGGCTGAAAAGAATGTGTACCTGGAGGAGAAACTACAAGTTTTGCAGCAGCAGAATGAAGACCTGAGAGAGCAGATAGACAAGAATGTAGCTGTGTCCAG gCAACTCTCTGAGGAGAACGCCAACCTGCAGGTGCACGTGGAGATGgagagcaaagagaagaagCGTCTGAGTCGCACCAACGAGGAACTGCTGTGGCGTCTGCAGACAGGCGAGCTGAGTCCACACATGACCCCCAGCTCCTCCCCCATCCACCGGCCCGCCTCTGGACCAGGCTCCCCTGCGCGTCCGCACTCCTACCACCAGTGA
- the stoml3a gene encoding stomatin (EPB72)-like 3a, translating to MISTTSSTVEMVTQGKLQISEENVEDKNAAKLGCFGWLLVIISLLFIAVTFPVTLFMCVKIVKEYERAVIFRLGRLSDRKPKGPGLFFVLPCTDNFVKVDLRTVSFDIPPQEILTKDSVTVSVDGVVYFRIHCPISSVANVSNAHSSTRLLAQTTLRNVLGTKNLSELLSDREGISLSMQEALDDATDSWGIKVERVEIKDVKLPQQLQRAMAAEAEASREARAKIIAAEGEMKASRALKEASLVLADSPSALQLRYLQTLNTIAAEKNSTIIFPLPIDMMQSLMQRKV from the exons ATAAAAATGCAGCGAAGTTGGGATGTTTTGGTTGGCTGTTGGTAATCATATCCCTCCTTTTTATAGCAGTAACATTCCCAGTGACATTGTTTATGTGTGTCAAG ATAGTGAAGGAGTATGAGCGAGCAGTCATTTTCAGACTTGGGCGACTCTCAGATCGGAAACCTAAGGGACcag gcctcttttttgttttgccctGCACTGATAACTTTGTGAAAGTAGATCTAAGAACTGTATCATTTGACATTCCTCCCCAAGAG ATCTTAACCAAAGACTCAGTCACGGTGTCCGTGGACGGAGTTGTGTACTTTCGCATACACTGTCCCATCTCGTCTGTGGCCAATGTGTCCAACGCACACTCATCCACACGACTGCTTGCACAAACCACACTGAGGAATGTCCTTGGCACCAAAAACCTATCAGAGCTTCTGTCTGACAGAGAAGGAATTTCACTCAGTATGCag GAAGCCCTGGACGACGCCACTGACTCGTGGGGCATCAAGGTGGAGCGTGTGGAGATTAAGGATGTTAAGCTGCCTCAACAGTTGCAGAGAGCCATGGCTGCAGAGGCAGAGGCCAGCCGGGAGGCCAGGGCTAAA ATCATTGCTGCAGAAGGTGAAATGAAGGCTTCCAGGGCTCTGAAGGAAGCATCTCTAGTCCTAGCTGACTCCCCCTCTGCTCTCCAGCTGCGATACCTGCAGACTCTCAATACCATTGCTGCGGAGAAAAACTCCACCATCATCTTCCCTCTGCCCATAGACATGATGCAGAGTTTAATGCAGAGAAAGGTATGA
- the mtus2b gene encoding microtubule-associated tumor suppressor candidate 2 isoform X5: MGHCCCRLHFLPLCCLDQTNERAIVKERELSLELARIRDEVAVSVAHWEQLQQEKEDQERRFEAELQGLRAQQQRELGALEERLKARHVEETRGLQAHQQAELEELRSTHQEQLEEMTENHEASLMEMETAHNDTLDTLQEEHARTVKNLKMAHEQQKKSLEEEFEKIRLSLQDQVDTLTFQNRSLRDRAKRFEEALRKSTDEQIVDALAPYKHIEEDLKSLKEVLEMKNQQIHQQELKISELEKIAEKNVYLEEKLQVLQQQNEDLREQIDKNVAVSRQLSEENANLQVHVEMESKEKKRLSRTNEELLWRLQTGELSPHMTPSSSPIHRPASGPGSPARPHSYHQ, encoded by the exons ATGGGCCATTGCTGCTGCAGGCTTCATTTTCTCCCTCTCTGCTGTCTGGACCAAACG AATGAGCGCGCCATAGTGAAAGAGAGGGAACTGTCCCTGGAGCTCGCCAGAATCAGGGATGAAGTGG CTGTCAGCGTCGCGCACTgggagcagctgcagcaggagaAGGAGGACCAGGAGCGTCGTTTTGAGGCTGAGCTGCAGGGACTGCGGgctcagcagcagagagagctggGAGCGCTGGAGGAGAGGCTGAAGGCTCGGCACGTAGAAGAGACCCGGGGCCTGCAGGCCCATCAACAAGctgagctggaggagctgcgctCCACACACCAAGAGCAG CTTGAAGAGATGACTGAGAACCATGAGGCATCCTTGATGGAGATGGAGACGGCCCACAATGACACACTGGACACTCTGCAGGAGGAGCATGCCAGAACAGTAAAGA ATCTGAAGATGGCTCATGAACAGCAGAAGAAGTCCCTAGAGGAAGAGTTTGAGAAGATCAGATTGTCACTCCag GACCAGGTGGACACGCTGACGTTTCAGAACCGCAGCCTCAGAGACCGCGCGAAGCGCTTCGAAGAAGCTCTCCGTAAGAGCACAGATGAGCAGATAGTT GACGCTTTGGCTCCATATAAACACATCGAGGAGGATCTGAAGAGCCTGAAAGAAGTTCTGGAGATGAAAAATCAACAAATTCATCAACAGGAGCTGAAGATTTCCGAACTGGAGAAAATA GCTGAAAAGAATGTGTACCTGGAGGAGAAACTACAAGTTTTGCAGCAGCAGAATGAAGACCTGAGAGAGCAGATAGACAAGAATGTAGCTGTGTCCAG gCAACTCTCTGAGGAGAACGCCAACCTGCAGGTGCACGTGGAGATGgagagcaaagagaagaagCGTCTGAGTCGCACCAACGAGGAACTGCTGTGGCGTCTGCAGACAGGCGAGCTGAGTCCACACATGACCCCCAGCTCCTCCCCCATCCACCGGCCCGCCTCTGGACCAGGCTCCCCTGCGCGTCCGCACTCCTACCACCAGTGA
- the mtus2b gene encoding microtubule-associated tumor suppressor candidate 2 homolog isoform X1: MCDQVEPVGNGELKNNNQQGAGDANANRVETEDGGRTAYTGSLMGIMTETAEQDKVIIWGTDSQCDDPDLAEFERLECQELEAFLVEEEEDFVGLVEKNEHQEEPSSSVKATAKMVADDANRKGTESALDAACEPESSASHVSDTDVFASCLSTTATLTTESWHIAPVSHSAVSEDLTAASPTCSTVSERDKAPPKADLSFLARKNTTTQQQDLDMNLNSAVHPEITLAQGQVREGVSGEDASNEEKKDNHQRNEAGKRFSKGECENADAKPLFCAESNTTMDKSTQASGVLEWINPVKSAAKGTQPSSEHKAMRKQGSFDNSPKKQNSFDRSFKKQPSFENSLKKQLSFDNSLKKQGSFENSTGSSPQERRKTWGSPGRSAPPASPRTTPCSPKRQPPASPAKVQNTRPLSLERSAPFQKNASQMNRPPCKTNNSSGIPKPIAPQQKEAEPRISSLPQKPKNVRPKIITCVRKNAAAKSQDTDPQCDGSTKPPQPPSSSDALAQRVPQSRSTPALSSSNVLFDKFRLELQKAGHYPPGAAPMGLKPPSNVAPHRVSGKSESFHEGMSKKYPQEHLYQDGGSIYRSPRSLRPQLGLGAVTRQPAAKTRVQQTGQRSAPPSGHAARGSAPGVQDQTGLRGSGPETTPKSLLLKSGQSGLRPPGFSSIPAARLAALGVIRSSSVSSVSSSQSNDSGHSDPCQPSLSRTELQKDRDDVLSPRSSPKRCAVVPPKPQSPARGRTAAVHGAPRTGRPQELDRALIQQLQERCEQQALQLQTLQVQLKKASLCLDVFSITTLHFSDKNERAIVKERELSLELARIRDEVAVSVAHWEQLQQEKEDQERRFEAELQGLRAQQQRELGALEERLKARHVEETRGLQAHQQAELEELRSTHQEQLEEMTENHEASLMEMETAHNDTLDTLQEEHARTVKNLKMAHEQQKKSLEEEFEKIRLSLQDQVDTLTFQNRSLRDRAKRFEEALRKSTDEQIVDALAPYKHIEEDLKSLKEVLEMKNQQIHQQELKISELEKIQAEKNVYLEEKLQVLQQQNEDLREQIDKNVAVSRQLSEENANLQVHVEMESKEKKRLSRTNEELLWRLQTGELSPHMTPSSSPIHRPASGPGSPARPHSYHQ, translated from the exons ATGTGCGATCAAGTGGAGCCGGTTGGCAACGGGGAGTTAAAGAACAACAACCAGCAGGGTGCTGGCGATGCAAATGCCAACAGGGTTGAGACTGAGGACGGTGGGAGGACCGCATATACTGGCTCTCTGATGGGGATTATGACTGAGACAGCAGAGCAAGACAAAGTCATCATCTGGGGCACGGATTCCCAGTGTGATGACCCCGACCTGGCTGAGTTTGAGAGGTTGGAGTGTCAGGAGCTGGAAGCGTTTCTGGTTGAAGAGGAGGAAGACTTTGTGGGGCTCGTAGAGAAGAACGAGCATCAAGAGGAGCCCTCGTCGTCCGTTAAGGCCACAGCAAAAATGGTGGCAGACGATGCGAATCGGAAAGGAACGGAGTCCGCTCTGGATGCCGCCTGCGAGCCGGAATCTTCCGCGTCCCATGTCTCTGATACTGATGTGTTTGCGAGCTGTCTGTCCACCACTGCCACTCTGACAACTGAGTCCTGGCACATCGCCCCTGTTTCCCATTCCGCCGTCTCAGAGGATCTGACTGCTGCCTCCCCAACCTGCAGCACTGTCTCCGAGCGAGACAAAGCCCCCCCAAAAGCTGACCTCTCCTTCTTGGCcaggaaaaacacaacaacacagcAGCAAGATTTAGACATGAATTTGAATTCAGCGGTTCACCCAGAGATTACTTTAGCACAAGGGCAAGTGCGGGAAGGTGTCTCAGGCGAGGACGCGAGCAACGAGGAGAAAAAGGATAATCACCAGAGGAACGAGGCAGGAAAACGCTTTTCAAAGGGAGAATGTGAGAATGCCGACGCCAAGCCTTTATTCTGTGCAGAAAGCAACACTACAATGGATAAAAGCACACAAGCCAGTGGGGTCCTCGAGTGGATAAATCCAGTCAAAAGTGCTGCAAAGGGGACTCAGCCATCAAGTGAACACAAGGCCATGAGAAAACAAGGCTCGTTTGATAACAGTCCGAAGAAGCAAAACTCCTTTGACAGGAGTTTCAAAAAGCAGCCTTCCTTTGAGAATTCTTTGAAGAAGCAGCTTTCTTTTGATAACAGCCTGAAAAAGCAGGGCTCCTTCGAGAACAGCACCGGCTCGTCACCTCAGGAGCGGAGGAAAACATGGGGAAGCCCCGGTCGATCGGCACCCCCGGCATCTCCCAGAACTACCCCCTGCTCGCCCAAGAGACAACCTCCCGCTTCTCCGGCTAAGGTCCAAAACACGAGGCCTTTGAGTTTGGAAAGAAGTGCTCCTTTTCAAAAAAATGCAAGTCAAATGAACAGACCCCCCTGTAAGACAAACAATAGCAGTGGAATACCTAAACCTATCGCCCCTCAACAGAAAGAAGCTGAGCCCAGGATTTCCTCTCTACCACAGAAGCCCAAAAACGTGAGACCGAAAATCATTACATGTGTCCGAAAGAACGCGGCAGCGAAATCGCAAGACACCGACCCCCAGTGTGACGGCTCCACGAAGCCGCCACAACCGCCGTCTTCGTCCGACGCGCTCGCTCAGAGGGTTCCTCAGTCCAGATCCACTCCGGCGCTCAGCTCCTCCAACGTGCTGTTCGACAAATTTCGGCTGGAGTTGCAGAAGGCGGGGCACTATCCTCCAGGCGCGGCTCCGATGGGGTTGAAGCCTCCGAGCAACGTCGCCCCGCACAGGGTGAGCGGGAAGTCGGAGAGCTTTCACGAGGGGATGTCGAAGAAATACCCCCAAGAG CATCTTTACCAAGATGGCGGAAGCATCTACCGTTCACCCAGAAGCCTTAGGCCTCAGCTCGGTTTGGGGGCAGTTACCAGGCAGCCTGCAGCCAAGACAAGAgtccagcagacgggtcagaggTCAGCTCCACCTTCAGGCCACGCAGCCAGAGGGTCCGCCCCAGGCGTCCAGGATCAGACAG GTCTTAGAGGATCAGGACCAGAAACCACGCCCAAAAGCCTCCTGCTGAAGTCGGGCCAGTCCGGTCTCCGTCCTCCAGGCTTCTCCAGCATTCCGGCTGCTCGGCTGGCTGCTCTGGGCGTCATCCGCAGCTCCAGCGTCTCGTCTGTGTCCAGCAGCCAGTCCAATGACAGTGGTCACAGCGATCCCTGTCAACCCTCTC TGTCGAGGACAGAGCTGCAAAAGGACCGCGACGATGTGCTCTCACCAAGATCTTCCCCTAAAAGATGCGCTGTTGTTCCCCCAAAGCCACAGTCACCAG CTCGTGGTCGAACTGCAGCCGTTCACGGTGCTCCTCGTACGGGACGGCCTCAGGAGCTGGACCGGGCCCTgatccagcagctgcaggagcGATGTGAGCAGCAGGCCCTGCAGCTGCAGACTCTTCAGGTCCAGCTGAAGAAAGCCTCTCTGTGTTTGGATGTTTTTAGTATCACCACACTGCACTTTTCTGACAAG AATGAGCGCGCCATAGTGAAAGAGAGGGAACTGTCCCTGGAGCTCGCCAGAATCAGGGATGAAGTGG CTGTCAGCGTCGCGCACTgggagcagctgcagcaggagaAGGAGGACCAGGAGCGTCGTTTTGAGGCTGAGCTGCAGGGACTGCGGgctcagcagcagagagagctggGAGCGCTGGAGGAGAGGCTGAAGGCTCGGCACGTAGAAGAGACCCGGGGCCTGCAGGCCCATCAACAAGctgagctggaggagctgcgctCCACACACCAAGAGCAG CTTGAAGAGATGACTGAGAACCATGAGGCATCCTTGATGGAGATGGAGACGGCCCACAATGACACACTGGACACTCTGCAGGAGGAGCATGCCAGAACAGTAAAGA ATCTGAAGATGGCTCATGAACAGCAGAAGAAGTCCCTAGAGGAAGAGTTTGAGAAGATCAGATTGTCACTCCag GACCAGGTGGACACGCTGACGTTTCAGAACCGCAGCCTCAGAGACCGCGCGAAGCGCTTCGAAGAAGCTCTCCGTAAGAGCACAGATGAGCAGATAGTT GACGCTTTGGCTCCATATAAACACATCGAGGAGGATCTGAAGAGCCTGAAAGAAGTTCTGGAGATGAAAAATCAACAAATTCATCAACAGGAGCTGAAGATTTCCGAACTGGAGAAAATA CAGGCTGAAAAGAATGTGTACCTGGAGGAGAAACTACAAGTTTTGCAGCAGCAGAATGAAGACCTGAGAGAGCAGATAGACAAGAATGTAGCTGTGTCCAG gCAACTCTCTGAGGAGAACGCCAACCTGCAGGTGCACGTGGAGATGgagagcaaagagaagaagCGTCTGAGTCGCACCAACGAGGAACTGCTGTGGCGTCTGCAGACAGGCGAGCTGAGTCCACACATGACCCCCAGCTCCTCCCCCATCCACCGGCCCGCCTCTGGACCAGGCTCCCCTGCGCGTCCGCACTCCTACCACCAGTGA
- the mtus2b gene encoding microtubule-associated tumor suppressor candidate 2 homolog isoform X2, protein MCDQVEPVGNGELKNNNQQGAGDANANRVETEDGGRTAYTGSLMGIMTETAEQDKVIIWGTDSQCDDPDLAEFERLECQELEAFLVEEEEDFVGLVEKNEHQEEPSSSVKATAKMVADDANRKGTESALDAACEPESSASHVSDTDVFASCLSTTATLTTESWHIAPVSHSAVSEDLTAASPTCSTVSERDKAPPKADLSFLARKNTTTQQQDLDMNLNSAVHPEITLAQGQVREGVSGEDASNEEKKDNHQRNEAGKRFSKGECENADAKPLFCAESNTTMDKSTQASGVLEWINPVKSAAKGTQPSSEHKAMRKQGSFDNSPKKQNSFDRSFKKQPSFENSLKKQLSFDNSLKKQGSFENSTGSSPQERRKTWGSPGRSAPPASPRTTPCSPKRQPPASPAKVQNTRPLSLERSAPFQKNASQMNRPPCKTNNSSGIPKPIAPQQKEAEPRISSLPQKPKNVRPKIITCVRKNAAAKSQDTDPQCDGSTKPPQPPSSSDALAQRVPQSRSTPALSSSNVLFDKFRLELQKAGHYPPGAAPMGLKPPSNVAPHRVSGKSESFHEGMSKKYPQEHLYQDGGSIYRSPRSLRPQLGLGAVTRQPAAKTRVQQTGQRSAPPSGHAARGSAPGVQDQTGLRGSGPETTPKSLLLKSGQSGLRPPGFSSIPAARLAALGVIRSSSVSSVSSSQSNDSGHSDPCQPSLSRTELQKDRDDVLSPRSSPKRCAVVPPKPQSPARGRTAAVHGAPRTGRPQELDRALIQQLQERCEQQALQLQTLQVQLKKASLCLDVFSITTLHFSDKNERAIVKERELSLELARIRDEVAVSVAHWEQLQQEKEDQERRFEAELQGLRAQQQRELGALEERLKARHVEETRGLQAHQQAELEELRSTHQEQLEEMTENHEASLMEMETAHNDTLDTLQEEHARTVKNLKMAHEQQKKSLEEEFEKIRLSLQDQVDTLTFQNRSLRDRAKRFEEALRKSTDEQIVDALAPYKHIEEDLKSLKEVLEMKNQQIHQQELKISELEKIAEKNVYLEEKLQVLQQQNEDLREQIDKNVAVSRQLSEENANLQVHVEMESKEKKRLSRTNEELLWRLQTGELSPHMTPSSSPIHRPASGPGSPARPHSYHQ, encoded by the exons ATGTGCGATCAAGTGGAGCCGGTTGGCAACGGGGAGTTAAAGAACAACAACCAGCAGGGTGCTGGCGATGCAAATGCCAACAGGGTTGAGACTGAGGACGGTGGGAGGACCGCATATACTGGCTCTCTGATGGGGATTATGACTGAGACAGCAGAGCAAGACAAAGTCATCATCTGGGGCACGGATTCCCAGTGTGATGACCCCGACCTGGCTGAGTTTGAGAGGTTGGAGTGTCAGGAGCTGGAAGCGTTTCTGGTTGAAGAGGAGGAAGACTTTGTGGGGCTCGTAGAGAAGAACGAGCATCAAGAGGAGCCCTCGTCGTCCGTTAAGGCCACAGCAAAAATGGTGGCAGACGATGCGAATCGGAAAGGAACGGAGTCCGCTCTGGATGCCGCCTGCGAGCCGGAATCTTCCGCGTCCCATGTCTCTGATACTGATGTGTTTGCGAGCTGTCTGTCCACCACTGCCACTCTGACAACTGAGTCCTGGCACATCGCCCCTGTTTCCCATTCCGCCGTCTCAGAGGATCTGACTGCTGCCTCCCCAACCTGCAGCACTGTCTCCGAGCGAGACAAAGCCCCCCCAAAAGCTGACCTCTCCTTCTTGGCcaggaaaaacacaacaacacagcAGCAAGATTTAGACATGAATTTGAATTCAGCGGTTCACCCAGAGATTACTTTAGCACAAGGGCAAGTGCGGGAAGGTGTCTCAGGCGAGGACGCGAGCAACGAGGAGAAAAAGGATAATCACCAGAGGAACGAGGCAGGAAAACGCTTTTCAAAGGGAGAATGTGAGAATGCCGACGCCAAGCCTTTATTCTGTGCAGAAAGCAACACTACAATGGATAAAAGCACACAAGCCAGTGGGGTCCTCGAGTGGATAAATCCAGTCAAAAGTGCTGCAAAGGGGACTCAGCCATCAAGTGAACACAAGGCCATGAGAAAACAAGGCTCGTTTGATAACAGTCCGAAGAAGCAAAACTCCTTTGACAGGAGTTTCAAAAAGCAGCCTTCCTTTGAGAATTCTTTGAAGAAGCAGCTTTCTTTTGATAACAGCCTGAAAAAGCAGGGCTCCTTCGAGAACAGCACCGGCTCGTCACCTCAGGAGCGGAGGAAAACATGGGGAAGCCCCGGTCGATCGGCACCCCCGGCATCTCCCAGAACTACCCCCTGCTCGCCCAAGAGACAACCTCCCGCTTCTCCGGCTAAGGTCCAAAACACGAGGCCTTTGAGTTTGGAAAGAAGTGCTCCTTTTCAAAAAAATGCAAGTCAAATGAACAGACCCCCCTGTAAGACAAACAATAGCAGTGGAATACCTAAACCTATCGCCCCTCAACAGAAAGAAGCTGAGCCCAGGATTTCCTCTCTACCACAGAAGCCCAAAAACGTGAGACCGAAAATCATTACATGTGTCCGAAAGAACGCGGCAGCGAAATCGCAAGACACCGACCCCCAGTGTGACGGCTCCACGAAGCCGCCACAACCGCCGTCTTCGTCCGACGCGCTCGCTCAGAGGGTTCCTCAGTCCAGATCCACTCCGGCGCTCAGCTCCTCCAACGTGCTGTTCGACAAATTTCGGCTGGAGTTGCAGAAGGCGGGGCACTATCCTCCAGGCGCGGCTCCGATGGGGTTGAAGCCTCCGAGCAACGTCGCCCCGCACAGGGTGAGCGGGAAGTCGGAGAGCTTTCACGAGGGGATGTCGAAGAAATACCCCCAAGAG CATCTTTACCAAGATGGCGGAAGCATCTACCGTTCACCCAGAAGCCTTAGGCCTCAGCTCGGTTTGGGGGCAGTTACCAGGCAGCCTGCAGCCAAGACAAGAgtccagcagacgggtcagaggTCAGCTCCACCTTCAGGCCACGCAGCCAGAGGGTCCGCCCCAGGCGTCCAGGATCAGACAG GTCTTAGAGGATCAGGACCAGAAACCACGCCCAAAAGCCTCCTGCTGAAGTCGGGCCAGTCCGGTCTCCGTCCTCCAGGCTTCTCCAGCATTCCGGCTGCTCGGCTGGCTGCTCTGGGCGTCATCCGCAGCTCCAGCGTCTCGTCTGTGTCCAGCAGCCAGTCCAATGACAGTGGTCACAGCGATCCCTGTCAACCCTCTC TGTCGAGGACAGAGCTGCAAAAGGACCGCGACGATGTGCTCTCACCAAGATCTTCCCCTAAAAGATGCGCTGTTGTTCCCCCAAAGCCACAGTCACCAG CTCGTGGTCGAACTGCAGCCGTTCACGGTGCTCCTCGTACGGGACGGCCTCAGGAGCTGGACCGGGCCCTgatccagcagctgcaggagcGATGTGAGCAGCAGGCCCTGCAGCTGCAGACTCTTCAGGTCCAGCTGAAGAAAGCCTCTCTGTGTTTGGATGTTTTTAGTATCACCACACTGCACTTTTCTGACAAG AATGAGCGCGCCATAGTGAAAGAGAGGGAACTGTCCCTGGAGCTCGCCAGAATCAGGGATGAAGTGG CTGTCAGCGTCGCGCACTgggagcagctgcagcaggagaAGGAGGACCAGGAGCGTCGTTTTGAGGCTGAGCTGCAGGGACTGCGGgctcagcagcagagagagctggGAGCGCTGGAGGAGAGGCTGAAGGCTCGGCACGTAGAAGAGACCCGGGGCCTGCAGGCCCATCAACAAGctgagctggaggagctgcgctCCACACACCAAGAGCAG CTTGAAGAGATGACTGAGAACCATGAGGCATCCTTGATGGAGATGGAGACGGCCCACAATGACACACTGGACACTCTGCAGGAGGAGCATGCCAGAACAGTAAAGA ATCTGAAGATGGCTCATGAACAGCAGAAGAAGTCCCTAGAGGAAGAGTTTGAGAAGATCAGATTGTCACTCCag GACCAGGTGGACACGCTGACGTTTCAGAACCGCAGCCTCAGAGACCGCGCGAAGCGCTTCGAAGAAGCTCTCCGTAAGAGCACAGATGAGCAGATAGTT GACGCTTTGGCTCCATATAAACACATCGAGGAGGATCTGAAGAGCCTGAAAGAAGTTCTGGAGATGAAAAATCAACAAATTCATCAACAGGAGCTGAAGATTTCCGAACTGGAGAAAATA GCTGAAAAGAATGTGTACCTGGAGGAGAAACTACAAGTTTTGCAGCAGCAGAATGAAGACCTGAGAGAGCAGATAGACAAGAATGTAGCTGTGTCCAG gCAACTCTCTGAGGAGAACGCCAACCTGCAGGTGCACGTGGAGATGgagagcaaagagaagaagCGTCTGAGTCGCACCAACGAGGAACTGCTGTGGCGTCTGCAGACAGGCGAGCTGAGTCCACACATGACCCCCAGCTCCTCCCCCATCCACCGGCCCGCCTCTGGACCAGGCTCCCCTGCGCGTCCGCACTCCTACCACCAGTGA